A part of Kitasatospora acidiphila genomic DNA contains:
- a CDS encoding DUF6891 domain-containing protein: MLEIVVQTENWERHVRVSAEELAGLVRRIGDAGDRFLVIQRVPDLPDVFAQVWHEAGGDYTLEYRDGAADRHFQAMAQTPETVIAALTGWARQVAGWEAELAWARLDLGPSKEIPPLDLDEAERRELEQRVRVVLVGGYASRADLTELAEEYLVTADRRPVSREQATALVDRLWLERVAEQAGWQGVTDPERLTRAFTALDEAGITARENFTCCRSCGQSEIGAEGGPDARGFVYFHTQCTDSAAAGHGLTLLYGGFDGAAETTAAIGHEVVAALEAVGLPTEWNHDPGRAITVTPLDWHRRLVG; encoded by the coding sequence ATGCTCGAAATCGTGGTGCAGACGGAGAACTGGGAGCGGCACGTCCGCGTGTCCGCCGAGGAACTGGCCGGGCTGGTCCGGCGGATCGGTGATGCCGGGGACCGGTTCCTGGTGATCCAGCGGGTGCCCGACCTGCCCGACGTCTTCGCTCAGGTCTGGCACGAGGCGGGCGGTGACTACACGCTGGAGTACCGCGACGGCGCTGCCGACCGGCACTTCCAGGCGATGGCCCAGACCCCGGAGACCGTGATCGCGGCGCTCACCGGCTGGGCTCGCCAGGTGGCCGGCTGGGAGGCCGAACTGGCCTGGGCGCGGCTTGATTTGGGGCCGAGCAAGGAGATCCCGCCGCTCGATCTCGACGAGGCCGAGCGGCGAGAGTTGGAGCAGCGGGTCCGCGTGGTGCTCGTCGGCGGCTATGCCTCCCGCGCCGACCTGACCGAGCTCGCCGAGGAGTACCTGGTCACCGCGGACCGCCGACCCGTCTCGCGCGAGCAGGCGACGGCCCTGGTCGACCGGCTGTGGCTGGAACGCGTTGCGGAGCAGGCCGGTTGGCAGGGCGTCACCGACCCCGAGCGGCTCACCCGCGCCTTCACCGCGCTGGACGAGGCCGGCATCACCGCCCGCGAGAACTTCACCTGCTGCCGGAGCTGCGGCCAGTCCGAGATCGGCGCCGAGGGCGGGCCCGATGCCCGCGGCTTCGTCTACTTCCACACCCAGTGCACGGACTCCGCTGCGGCCGGCCACGGACTGACGCTCCTCTACGGCGGGTTCGACGGCGCTGCGGAGACCACCGCGGCCATCGGCCACGAGGTCGTCGCAGCCCTGGAGGCGGTCGGCCTCCCCACTGAGTGGAACCACGACCCGGGCCGCGCCATCACCGTCACACCGCTGGACTGGCACCGGCGCCTGGTCGGCTGA
- a CDS encoding GNAT family N-acetyltransferase has protein sequence MVDPFSSPFPASYRCRAATVADARAIHDLVAACERELLGAPETEPDRTVADLTLPGIDLADDTLLILNSLEQLAGWVWVHGGRRSTVDVHPDHRGKGLGGVLLGWAEARARRAGSERLSQTISNEDRAAVELLRSRGYEPFVTQWLLEIALAAEPTVPAPPPGITVRWFRPGDERAAYQLTEDAFDEWQKRRKSYQEWARRTVERDTFAPALSPVAFAGDQMVGAVLSLSVPGSDEGYVERVAVRKDHRNQGIARLLLRESFRAFHRQGHRTCTLWTHSETGALSLYQRVGMTIRRSSAVYGKALGTDQGVL, from the coding sequence ATGGTTGATCCGTTCTCATCGCCGTTCCCGGCGTCCTACCGGTGTCGGGCGGCGACCGTGGCCGATGCCCGCGCGATCCACGACCTGGTGGCCGCCTGCGAACGCGAGCTGCTCGGCGCGCCCGAGACCGAACCCGACCGGACGGTGGCCGATCTCACCCTGCCCGGCATCGACTTGGCCGACGACACCTTGTTGATACTCAACTCGCTTGAGCAGCTTGCTGGTTGGGTTTGGGTGCACGGTGGTCGACGCAGCACGGTCGACGTCCACCCCGACCATCGGGGGAAGGGGCTGGGCGGCGTACTGCTCGGCTGGGCCGAGGCGCGGGCCCGGCGGGCGGGCAGTGAGCGGCTCAGCCAGACCATCTCGAACGAGGATCGGGCGGCGGTGGAGCTGCTGCGGTCCCGTGGGTACGAGCCGTTCGTCACCCAGTGGCTGCTGGAGATCGCGCTGGCCGCCGAGCCGACGGTGCCCGCGCCGCCGCCCGGAATCACCGTGCGCTGGTTCCGCCCCGGTGACGAGCGGGCCGCCTACCAGCTCACCGAGGACGCCTTCGACGAGTGGCAGAAGCGGCGCAAGTCGTACCAGGAGTGGGCCCGGCGCACCGTCGAGCGCGACACCTTCGCACCGGCCCTCTCACCGGTCGCGTTCGCGGGCGATCAGATGGTCGGCGCGGTGCTGTCGTTGAGCGTCCCGGGCAGCGATGAGGGCTATGTCGAGCGGGTCGCGGTCCGCAAGGACCACCGCAACCAGGGGATCGCCCGCTTGCTGCTGCGGGAGTCGTTCCGCGCCTTCCACCGCCAGGGCCACCGGACCTGCACCTTGTGGACGCATTCGGAGACCGGCGCGCTGTCGCTGTACCAGCGGGTGGGCATGACGATCCGTCGCAGCTCCGCGGTCTACGGCAAGGCACTCGGCACCGACCAGGGAGTGCTGTGA
- a CDS encoding MBL fold metallo-hydrolase: MQTSPATPIPSWTVGDVTVHRVDEILLPPATGPWLLPDATPEVVTGQHWLHPHFADHEGILHLASHSFAFAVDGLRVVVDTGIGNGKERANPAWHNLRTDFLERLTAAGFPPDSVDLVILTHLHADHVGWNTRDVNGEWVPTFPDARYLTSRTEREFWATYDMEEARKQMFRDSVIPVEQAGLLDMIDVPAEGIEIARGLRLLSTPGHTPGHIAVELTSRGETALITGDCIHHPVQLAHPAIGACVDIDPRQSEDTRRELLDSLAGTDTLLLGTHFAPPTAGRVTAHGDAYRLQPVPAA; the protein is encoded by the coding sequence ATGCAGACTTCCCCCGCCACCCCCATCCCCTCCTGGACCGTGGGCGACGTCACCGTCCACCGCGTCGACGAGATCCTCCTGCCGCCCGCGACCGGACCGTGGCTGCTGCCCGACGCCACCCCCGAGGTGGTGACCGGCCAGCACTGGTTGCACCCCCACTTCGCCGACCACGAAGGCATCCTGCACCTCGCCAGTCACAGCTTCGCGTTCGCCGTGGACGGGCTGCGCGTCGTCGTCGACACCGGCATCGGCAACGGCAAGGAGCGGGCCAACCCGGCCTGGCACAACCTGCGGACCGACTTCCTGGAACGTCTCACGGCCGCCGGGTTCCCCCCGGACTCCGTCGACCTGGTGATCCTCACCCACCTGCACGCCGACCACGTCGGGTGGAACACCCGTGACGTCAACGGCGAATGGGTTCCCACCTTCCCCGACGCCCGCTACCTCACCTCCCGCACCGAGCGGGAGTTCTGGGCCACGTACGACATGGAGGAGGCACGCAAGCAGATGTTCCGCGACTCCGTGATCCCGGTCGAGCAGGCGGGGCTGCTGGACATGATCGACGTTCCGGCCGAGGGCATCGAGATCGCCCGAGGCCTGCGCCTGCTCTCCACCCCCGGCCACACCCCCGGCCACATCGCCGTCGAACTGACCAGCCGGGGTGAGACGGCACTGATCACCGGCGACTGCATCCACCACCCGGTCCAGCTCGCCCACCCCGCCATCGGCGCCTGCGTCGACATCGACCCGCGACAGTCCGAGGACACACGTCGAGAACTGCTCGACTCCCTCGCCGGCACCGACACCCTCCTCCTCGGCACCCACTTCGCGCCGCCCACCGCCGGCCGCGTGACCGCGCACGGGGATGCCTACCGGCTGCAACCCGTCCCCGCAGCCTGA
- a CDS encoding TetR/AcrR family transcriptional regulator, protein MSRKQMVRPGGRSARVQASVHAAVRELLSEVGRDALTVPLVAERAGVTPSTIYRRWGDLQELLSDVAVEHLRPDTSPEDHGDLRSDLTAWAEQFLDEMASSSGRAYIRDALLGDPDGGNAGQCSAYAAEQIDVILARAGDRGEHAPDVETTMDRLVAPLMYRILFRPAGLGAAYARRLVTEFLGAGGGGRPVTG, encoded by the coding sequence ATGAGTCGCAAGCAGATGGTGCGCCCAGGCGGGCGCAGTGCCCGGGTCCAGGCATCGGTGCACGCCGCCGTGCGCGAACTCCTGTCGGAGGTGGGCCGTGACGCGCTGACGGTGCCGCTGGTCGCCGAACGCGCAGGAGTGACCCCCTCGACGATCTACCGTCGCTGGGGCGACCTGCAGGAGCTGCTGTCGGATGTCGCGGTGGAGCACCTGCGGCCCGACACGTCGCCAGAGGATCACGGTGATCTGCGGTCCGACCTGACGGCCTGGGCCGAGCAGTTCCTCGACGAGATGGCGTCTTCCTCGGGCCGCGCGTACATCCGCGACGCTCTGCTCGGTGACCCGGACGGCGGCAACGCCGGCCAGTGCTCGGCCTACGCGGCCGAACAGATCGACGTCATCCTCGCCCGCGCGGGCGACCGCGGGGAGCACGCTCCTGACGTCGAGACGACCATGGACCGCCTCGTCGCCCCCTTGATGTACCGCATCCTCTTCCGTCCGGCCGGGCTCGGCGCGGCGTACGCCCGTCGGCTCGTGACCGAGTTCCTCGGTGCGGGCGGGGGAGGCCGGCCGGTGACCGGGTGA